GCCATAGCTTCAGATTTATTATAGTAATGCATTGCATTTGTAAAGTCTTTATTTTTGAAATAACAGTTTCCAATTGCATTTAAAACACTTGCAGATTCTGAAGAAGATTCTTTCATGTACTGCATTGATTTTTTTAAAAAATTTACAGCAGAGTTATCTTCTACGGTAAGCATTATCCATCCAAAAAACTTAAAGGTTTCTGCTGGTAAAATCATTTCTGAAGGATCAATCTGATTACTTTCTTCCATGGTTTTGAGAACGATTGGAATAAGTTTATCAATCTGACAATAAAAATATAAGTACTTCGAATAATTTAGCTGCGTCCAGATAATCAGACTTAAATCTTTGCTTTTTTTTGCCTCCTGCATAGATTTCAAAAAATAATACTCACTTTTTTCATTTGTTTTATCAAAAAAAGCAGCATAACCATTTGCCAATAATGCAGGATATAAAACATTGATTTTTTTATTGGATGATTCTTTTAAAAAAGCCAGTCTTTTTTTTAGTAATAAAGTATCTTTTGGGGGATTATTTTCTTTGACTAGTATAGATTCAATTTCTGTTATCAAATCTTTTGATGAAGAAAATAGTTTTTGAGATTGTAATTTTGTACAAAAAACAAAGGTATATAACACAAAAAAGAAGCTAATTTTTTTTGTACAGAAGATCATTTTTGGAAAGGGGCTTATTGAGCGCTAAATTAAAAAATATAGATTTTATTCTAATAAAAATTTTACCCCAAAATTTAATTTAACAATTGTTCAATCTGCTTAAATATTTAAGTGTATTTCAAAATGTCTCAAACACAATTATTATTTACCAAGTTTTCTAAATCTTTAAGAAAACATCTTAGGAAAGTTTAAACAAAAGATATCTTTTACAAATTTCATCTTATTTACTAAATGATTATTTAGAATAATGATTCTATTTTTTCATTCCATAACGTTTTTTACAAAAAACAATTAACTAAAAAAGCATAAACATTTAAAAATAAATGAGTTAAATTTTATCAACTAAAAAATTGTCCTCGTTTTGTCCCTACCTATTATTTAAGCATTTTTAATTTTTAAAATAAATTCGCCTCTTTACCCACCTAAAAATTTTAATCTTTTAAATGATACCTATGAAAACAAAATTACTCTTAATGTTATGTCTTTTTTGTGCATCAATTTCTAATTATGCCCAAAGTTCAGCTTCTCAATCTGGGATAGCGGTACAGGGAATTGCGAGAGATGCAAACAATACTGCTCTAACAAAACAGACCCTTAATTTAACTTACACGTTGTATTACCGAGATGCTTCAAATATTGAACAAACCATTTATAAAGTTACTAGAAATGTAGAAACCGATGCATTTGGTGTCTTTTCTGATATAATAGATCCAGCAGCTGTAAATAACAGTTTATTTGCTAATAATGTTGCTTATCTTAAAATTGAAAAAGGTACAGAGGAGATTTCTAATGAAAAACTGAACCACGTTCCTTATGCTATTTCGGCCAATAATGGCGTTCCAACAGGCTCAATTATGCCTTTTATAGGCACTGTTGCTCCTGAGGGATGGGCACTTTGCAACGGAGCAGCACTACCAACAACAGCTAAAGCTTTGATCGCATTGCTTGGTAGTAATAACGCACCAAACCTTCAGGGTATGTTTTTAAGAGGTACTGGAACAAGCCCCGTAAACAATCAGGCTGGACCGGCTTTGAAAGCAACACAAAATGAAGAATTAAAAAGCCATTTACATGGAAAAGGTACTTTAGTTACCGAAACAGCTGGTAATCATAACCATGCAAGCGGTAATTATGATAAGCTTTTAAGTATTACTGGAAATAATACCGTTAATTCAGTAGATGGAGATTCTGCTATGGTGCAACCCGATCTTGCTAATGTAGCAAAAATGTCGGATGCTGGTAACCATACCCATACAATTTCTGGAGAAACAGCTTCTACAGGTGGCAACGAGACTCGTCCTGTTAACTACGGAGTAAACTATATCATCAAATTATAAAGCTGTAATTATGAAGAAAGTAATTGCAGTTCTCGGAATGTTTGTTCTGGGAGCGGGACTTTATGCTCAAAACACCGCAGGAGCTAAAATAATGCCCGTTTCGCAGACAATTAATTTCCCCAAGAATAGTGGTGCAAACACAAAAATCCAGATACAGGTTGGTCTTCCGTTTTTAGGACTAAACAAGACTGGCCCGCGAAAAACAACCCCAATGGATATTCGTTTTCCATGGAGTACGCTGTATTTGTACAATACCTTCGCAGAAGAATCTTTTAATATCTCCAAAGGTTTTTATGGCGATAAAGTTTTAATCAGCTGGGATTTAAGAGCTAATGCAAATCTGGTAAAAAGTATCAAAATTTACAGAAGGGTTTATACAGAAGCAGAAAATTTACCTTACAATTTAGTTGTAAGTCTTTCTCCAACAGCAACTACGTATGAAGATAAATATGTAGAAGGAGGAGTTTTGTATGAATATATGGTAGAAGCTCAAGGAGTCGCCCCTACTCCTATACTTTACAGCACTTATATTACCGGTATTGGATACAGAAATCCTACAGCGGTTGTAACGGGTAACATTAGCTACAAAGGAGGAAACCCTGTTAAAGATGTAGTAGTAACCGCCACTCCAAATGGCAGTGGTACTGCTAAAGGTAGTGGTTTGAATGTTCCTGCATCTGGTTTTGTAGACATAAGTGGCTTAAGTACAACAATTTCAAATGCTGCAACTTTTGAAGCTTGGGTAAAACCAAACGGAGCTTATACAAGTGATTCAGATAAAGCAATTCAGTTGTTTAATCTTTCAAGTTCTACAAACAGCACGGCTAATCTTTATGTTAGTGTAAAATTGAATCCAACTGCTAAATCACTAGATGTAAATATTGGTGATAATACATACACATTAAAGAACTATTTTCCTTCAGGTAATTTGAACTCAAGAGGAAATGATCTGCTTGTTCCTGTTTCGGAATTTAATAAATCATTCGTCCACTTTTCTGTTGTAATCAACGATAATCAGGTTCCTGTATTATACGTTAACGGAAGACAGATTACACAAGCTTACGTAACAGAAGCTGACAGCAAATTGAAAGGTGTCGATGTTTCTTATACGGCTCCATATTTCAGTGCTGTAATTCCAACTGGTACAGTAAAACTTTCTGGTGTGACTTGGGATAATGCTAAAGTGGGTGGAGGAAAATCAAGTTATATTGATGAAATCAGAATTTGGAAAGCCGCATTGGAATCTTCTGTGATTAGAACAGATTATTCAAGATTTATAAGCGGAAACGATTCCCGACTGGTAACTTACCTAAGAGCCAATGAAAAAGTAGGAAGATTTGCTTATGATTTGTCCCGAAACGGTTTTAATTATAATGAAAATCACGGTAAACTTTGGGATGCCAATACAGCAGCAGACAATAAAGTATTGTGGGCAGCAGAGGCAGATAATTATCCAACTACATCTCAATTAGGAGTGCTAGGGGTAACTGATGCTAAAGGAAATTACCAAATCAGTGCCATTCAGTATTCTGGTACAGGAGAATCTTACAATATTACTCCAATGTACGGCCAGCATAAATTTGAACCAAACCAGCAATTGGTTTATTTAGGTTTAGGTTCTGAGGTAGTTAATAAAATTGATTTTGTCGATCAGTCTTCGTTTAGTTTTAAAGGTGTTGTCGCATTTGATACAAGAGGAGTTTTCCCATCTTATGTTTCTGTAGACCGTAAAACACAACAAAACGAAAATGATGCCTGGATTGCTGGTGGAGCTAATATTCTTGATGAAGGTTACAATTACTATGAAATCAACGGCGAAAAATTCCCTAAAGCAAAATATTGGAAAAATGATGCAGGAACTCCAGCAGATAAATCAGACGATTATTTAGATCGTTATGCTTCAATCTACACCGTTGGAGCAAATGTTTATATTGATGGAAATATTGTTCTGGATGCCAATAACATTCCTGTAGTTACAGATGACAACGGTTATTTTGATATCAGTGTTCCTATTGGAAAACACTATATCACGATCAAAAAAGACGGACACCAGTTTGTTTATAATGGACGTTTTCCAGCTGCTACAACCGAATTTAAAGAGTTTTTCGAAGATGCTAATGAACCCGTTTATTTTGTAGACAATACTAAAGTTACTGTTGTTGGTAAAGTTGTCGGAGGTGTTGTTGAAGCCGAAAAACCAATTGGTTTTGGAGGTCAAGGCGTGGTAACCAAAACGATTGTCGATTCTGGAATTACAAAAAATCTGGAAGTCAGTGCTAAAAACAACATTGGTAAAGCCGATTTTACTTTAGGATATGCACCAATTGGAGCTAATGTTACCAATTATACCAAGTATAATTATACGACGAATGCCGCTTCAGGAGAATATAGAATTACGGTAATGCCTTTAAAGTATAACTTGGAAGCAAGTGATTTGGCAATTAAAAGCAATTCTGCTATTTCGTTGTTAAAAGCGGGTACTACAGAAACATTTGATTTTTCTGCAATTCCGGTTACTAAAACTCCTGAATTTAAGTATAAAGAAAACAATGTAGATAAAACGTTATCAGGAACGCCTTATCATTACGAGAAAAGTTTTACGTACAGATCAACTCCTGTTTTACAGGTAACGGAACAGACTTCTGATAAAACGATCGATGTTGCAGGAACAAAAGTATCTACAGAAAACTTTGCTAAACCAATTTATACGCAGTTTATGGCGTACAAAATTGTAATGAATCGTTTCGAACGTTATACCAACAATGATTCTGGAACAGCTGTAGAAGTAAAAGTTCCCGTAACAGATGGTGAATTGGTCAAAACAAATAATCTTGCGTTACAAGATTCTGAAACAATTACGACTGATGGAAGTACTTTGACATACGCTTTTAAAGCAGGCGTACCTTCAATTACACCTCCATTTGAGATTAAAAACAGTTTAAAATACCGATTAAATGAAGTAGATTATCCTGTTGAGAACTTTAATGATACCGGAATCATTTTAGGAGGTGCATCAGATGGCAGCCAAACTTTTGTTACGGAGGCTCCAGATGTTCCTGCCATCATTTTAAGAGACCCGCCTGGTTCAAATAGTTTTGCGACTATAGAAAAAGGAGAAAGTATTTCTTTTACCTCTGAAGCATCTTTGGCACATCAGGAAGGATTTACACAAAACGTTAGTGTTCATTCAGGATTGCATTTTGAAGTTAGCGGCGGTATAGTTCCGACACCAGTAGTAGAGGCAACAGCAACAAATAATGTAGATGTTGGAGTTGGACTTAACAATACTTCTAATGATGGTAAAAGCGTCACAAGTACTTTTACTTTCAGCAAGGCAATATCAACTAGTGATGCAACAGATTATGTAGGTTCAGATGGTGATTTATACATCGGAAACTCGAAAAATATGTTTTATGGTACTTTTGATAATATTGAAGCATCTAAAAAAATACCTGTAAAAACGGTAAACGGAGTTACCGTAGAATTGGGAGCTAATGAATATATAAACTTAGGAACTGCTAATGATCCTATTTATGTAAGCAAGCAAAAAGCATTGATTTTAAATGATCAAAACAGTCCTACCTTTTTCGTATACTCGCAAAAACATATTTTGAGTACATTAATTCCAGAATATGAGCAATTTATTACTGCAAATCTAAATGGTCCAAATCCTGGTTCAGAAGAAAATAAAAGGAAAAGGGATCAGTATATTGAAAAAATTAGGTTGTGGAGAAAGATAATACTGGAAAACGAAAAGAGTAAATATATTGCAAAAAACTCACCTGAGACATACAAAGCAGGTTTAGCCGGAGTTGTAACCAAGTTTAAAAATGAAATAAGCAGCGTTTATGATAAGGTAAATGATCCAGTTGCTAAACAAAAACTCACAAATCAACTTAATCAATCCAATACAATTAAAAATTTATTGGAATCTAATTTCTTAAAAAATGTTTCATTTGATGCTGGTTTGGGTTCTTATACACAAAGTGTAGAAACAAGTATTGTAGCAGCAGAGCCTACATCTTATAATCTTGTGATAGATGAATCTGTAGCTGCAGAGCTTGGATTTCTTTTTAATAAAGTAGGAGTGGTTAGTAAGACAAACTCTTTCTTTCAACAGGATATTAATTCTACATTATCAGAAGAAAAAGCAACAACTACAAACATAAGTTACACGATTAAAGATAATGATAAAGCCAACTTTTTAAGTGTTAACGTAATCGATGCATTCGATGGTAATGGTCCAATTTTTATTAATCAAGGAGGAAGAACTTCTTGTCCGTATGAAGATGCCGAATTAACCCATTTTTACAACAAAAGTGAGTACAGCGATACTGCAACTGTAATTAATGAACTGCCAGAAGATAAACGTGAAAAACTAAGTTTTGCTACTCAAAAAGTAGAAGTTCCTGTGCTTGCCGTAACAGACAATGATATTACGAATGTAGTAGAAACTAAAAATGCTGAATTTGAATTAAAACTTCAAAATAACAGCGTATCGGGTTCTGATGCTGATTTCTTGTTAGTCGTAGACAATACCACTAATCCAAATAATGCTTTAATCAACATTGAACCAAATGGTACAATTGTTCACGTGCCTTACGGAAAAGAAGTTATCTATAAACTGACTTTAGGTAAATCTATTTCAGATATTTATGAGTACAAGGATATCAAAGTAAGATTGCAGTCATTATGTGATGGCTCAGATGTGAGTTCAGAAGTATTGATTTCGGCAAGTTTCGTTCCGTCATGTTCAAGCGTAACGGTTAGCGCTCCATTGAACAACTGGGTGTATAACAGAGAAAAGGCTTTTAATACAGATGGAACAACTAAACCGTTAGTAATAAACTTGAATGGCTATAACACCAAGTTTAAAAGTTTCAAGAAAATTGATTTGGAGTATAAGTTAGCAACAAGTCCGAATTGGATTCGTCTGCATACTTATTATGGAACTACTGAGTTTTATGATGAAGCAGTAAAAAATAATGAAACTCAGATTTCATCAATTGGTGCAGCAACAAGTCTGTCTTATAATTTTGATATTGCTGCTTTAAAATTAGCAAATGGAAACTATCAAATTAGAGCTAGAAGTACTTGCAGTAATAATACAGAATTCATTGCTGAAGTTATTACAGGATTGGTTGATTTGAGTGCGCCTCAGTTATTTGGTACACCGCTTCCAACAAACGGAATTTTAAGTGCTGGCGATGATTTAAAAGTAAGCTTTAATGAGAATATCTTTTACAACCCTGCAGTTAGTACGATCGAAATAAAAGGACAGACTAATCAGTTAAAAATTGATCATAATGTAAGTCTGCGTTTTGATGGAAGCAACAATACTGCAGTAATCAATAGTCCTCAAATTAGTTCAGGAAATTTAAGTCTTGAATTCTGGATGAATAATGAAACCAAAACAGCTGCTTCTGTCATTTCGCAAAATGGCGGATTAAATATCGGACTAAGCAACGGAAATATTTCGTTCACATTAGGAGATGTTACTGTTGAAGGCGGATTGAAAAACGACAACCTATTCCATCATTATGCTTTTACGTACAACAGTACCAACGGTGATTATAGAATTTTTGAAGATGATGTAGAAATTGGTGCAAAAGGCGGTAAAGCCAACACTCCATTTGCTAATAACAATGCTTTGGTAGTTGGAGGAAACACTTTTGCTGGAAATATTCATGATCTTCGTTTATGGAATAAAACATTGAGCAGAGAAGATTCTTACGCAAAAATGTATTCTAAAATGATGGGGAATGAAGCGAATCTGGTTGGTTATTGGCCAATGAATGAAGGAAGAGATGCTTTAGCCAAAGATTTAGCTAGATTTAAACATGCAACCGTAAATACTTCTTGGGATATCAAACCAAAAGGAACTTCATACGACTTTAACAACGGACAGTATTTGGTTATGGACAATGTGAATTTTGTTCAGGTAACTAAAGAAATGGACGCTACGATGGAGTTTTGGATTAAAACAGCTACTTCGCAGGAAGCTACTATTTTCTCCAACGGAAAAGGTAACGGTTCAGATGTAATTCAAAGTAACGGATTATCAAATAAATGGTCTGTTGATATGAATAATTCCGGTAATCTTTTATTAAATAGTGAAGGAAAATCGTATGTTTTAACTACAAAAGGTCTTTCTGATAATGCATGGCACCATGTAACGCTATTATTTAACAGAACCGGATCGTTAAGAACTTATGTTGATACACAATTAGTATCTTCAAACCCAATGACATCAATTGGAGGTTTCTCTGGAAATAAAATCTGGCTTGGAGCTAGAGGAGCAAAAGATCTTGCTGGAAAAGAAACTGTTGATCGTACTTTTACAGGTAAAATTGATGAATTCCGTTTGTGGAATACACTTCGTAATGTGGAACAAATAAACAGAGACAGTTACAATGAAGTGGATGTGGAAAGCATTGGTTTATTATTATACTCAAGAATGAATGTTCCAGATCCAGTTACTCAAAATGGGCCGAGATATTATCATGCAGATACCAATCAGACTGTAGTGGTAAATAATGCACTTTTAAGCAGTGGAACCGTAAATTATTCTAACGATGCTCCGGCAGTAAAACCAGAAAGAGAGCTTGTTAAATTTGTTACTACTAATGTTATTAAAGATGGCGAGATGATTATTGCGCCAGTTATTACAGATTGGGCATCATTAGAAGGACAAATCTTAGACATTACGGTTCACCGAATGTTTGACAGTGCCAATAATATGCAGGAATCTCCTGTTACTTGGACAGCTTATGTGAATCGTAATGAAGTGAGCTGGTTTGCTGAAGGATACAACGAAATTGTTGATCTTACCAAAAACAGCGGTGAAACCAAAACTTTTGAAATTACCTTGGTAAACAAAGGCGGTAAACAACAGCCTTATGCAATCAGCAATGTACCAAGCTGGTTAAGTTTAAGCAAGACATCTGGGTCTCTTGATCCGAATAGCAAAACGACTATTAAAGCAACAGTTGAGCAGGATTTTGCTATTGGCGAGTATCTTGAGAATTTATACTTGCAGACAGATTTTGGTTATGACCAAAAATTACAAGTAAAATTAAGAGTATTAGCTCCAGAACCGAATTGGACTGTAGATCCAACCCGTTTTGATTACAGTATGAATATCATCGGAAAAGTAAAAGTAGACGGCGTACTGTCCGCGGATTCTTATGATAAAATTGCTGCTTTTTATAATGAAGAAACAAGAGGTGCTGCAAAGCTGGTATACAATGATGCTTACAAGGAATATTTTGTCTTTTTAACGATTTACAGCAATACAAATTCTGGCGAAAACCTGAAATTTAAAATCTGGGATGCTTCACAAGGTAAAATTTTAGAAGCTTCTGTAGAGTCTAATCCTTCTATTAATTTTATGAATAATGAAGTGTTAGGAACTTTAAGCAAGCCTTATATTTTTGCTAACTCAGGTTTAATAGAACAGGAAATTAAACTGAACAAAGGTTGGACGTGGATTTCTTTAAACACCAATGACACTAATTTTTCAGATTTAAATACATTGACGAAGGATTTAAAACTAGAAACTTCTAACCGTATTTTGAGTCATTCTCCTGCCCTATTGGAAACTTATTTTAAAGATAATTCGAATCCGGCAAACAGTGGCTGGTCTGGAACTATCAGTGCAAACGGAGGACTTTCTTCTTCTAAAATGTATAAAATTAATGTAACAGAAGAACAGACATTAAAAATTAAAGGAAAAAGCGTAGATGTCGCAACGTGGAGTTTCCCAATTAAAGAAGACTGGAACTGGCTTGCTTATCCTTTAGGCTCAAATCAAACAACAAATGAAGCTCTAGCTTATTTTCAAGCTGCTGATGGAGATGTAATTAAATCTCAGAATTTATTTGCGATATACGATCCTATTGTTGGATGGAATGGAACTTTAAAATACCTAGAAGCTGGTAAAGGTTACATGATCAAATCAAGTAAAGGCCAAACTTTTAAGTATCCTGATAATTTAGAAAAAAGCAGAAACGTAACAGGAAAATCTGCTGCAAATAATGAGCAGGAAGAAATAGCATCAGAGTTCAAAAAGTATTCACAAAACATGAATGCTGTTGTTTTACTCCCAAAAGGATTTGACGAATTATTTGTATACGATTCTAAAGGAGTTCTAAAAGGAAAAACAAGAAACCAGATGATCGATGGAAAAGAGCTAAGTTTCATAACCATTTTTGGAGATGATACAGAAGTACTATCCTTTACACTTGGAGATGGATTCAGTAAAAAGGAAACTTCTAAATCATTTACTTTTAAAGGAAATGAAGTATTAGGAACCATAGCTGCTCCAGTTATTTTAGAAGAAGTTTCAAAAAATGAAAATAGAATTTATCCAAATCCATTTGGAACAATGCTGAATCTGGAACTTAATGCTTCTAAAAAACAAGAAGTAAATATTCTCCTTTATTCTGTAAACGGCCAGTTGGTATTCAGCCAAAAGGCGGTAATCGAAAACGGTAACAATGTGATTTCAATTTCTCCATACATCCCTCAAGGTGTTTACATTGTAGAGGTTTCAGTAGATGGAAAACTGGTAAGAACTAAAGTTATTAAAAATTAATAAGCACTAATTGAGCTCCTAAAACAGCTTTCAAAAGTCTGTTTTAGGAGTTTATAATCAATTAAAAATGAGAAATTATATCCATATAGCATTATTGTTTTTTATTATAAGCAATACTGCATTTGGCCAATCGCCAGACTGGTCAGTAAATGAAAATAAATTTCAATATACCATGTCTTTTGAAGGCTTTCTAAATGTTGATGGAAAAACATTGACAAGTCCAAACGATAAATTGGCGGCTTTTGTTAACGGAGAATGCCGTGGAATTGCGAGCCCGATTTATGTACAAACCGAAAAAAAATACATGGTTTATTTAACTGTTTTTTCTAATACAGACAATGAAGTAGTCAATTTCAAGATCTACGATGCCACAAACAATGCTGTTAAAAATGTAGAAAAGACAAAAGTATTTGAAAATAACAAACACTATGGCAATTTGTTCCAGTCTTACAGTTTTGCAAGTCCTGCTTTGAAAAGCGAAGCAGAAATTATCGATTTTGGTTTTAAAGATTTGAACGCAGCTAAAACTATCCAAGGGTCACAAATAACTCTATATGCGAGTAAAGGAACAAATCTGGCTGCATTAAATGCATTATTTGAATTAAGTCCTGGAGCCAAATTATTTATAGGAACATCCAATAAAATTTCAGGATCAAATAGTATTGATTTTACTAATCCAGTACAATTTCAAATCCTTTCAGAAGATCAGTCGGTAGTCAAACAATGGACCGTTACCGTTAAATTAGGAAGTGCCGTTTTTTATAAAAAAGATGCCGTATGTTATGCTGGAGGTGTTATCAAAGTGCTATATGATGAAAATGAAGTCAAAGCTGATTTAGCAAAAAATGGTGTGAAAATTACCAGCCAAAATATTCAAAATGGCCAGACTATTTTCAATAATTTGGAAGCTGGAAAATATACTGTAAGCATAGGCAGTACAACTAAAGAAATAGTAATAAATCAAAAACAATAATCATGAAAATTAAACAATTTTATATTTTAGCATTAGTGATGTTTCTGTTTTTGGCTTGTTCGGAACATGAAGAAACAGCTATTTATCCTCAAAATATTTCTTTTGTACATGCTGATGGTTCAATAATCGCAGCAAATGAATGTATTGATCCAAATGCAAAATATGCAATACAAATTCAAACAAACTTTGTAGATTTAAAAAGGCCTTTTAGGGTAGATTATTCTGTAAATGGAGTTATGTTTAGCATGACTTTTACAGATAAAGCGACTATGATAAATCCAATTACTTTGTCTAATGGGAATAATGTTGCACAAATAATCGGTACAGATCATAAAGCGACCCTAAAATATATCGATCAAGGCGATTTTGAGTTGGTTGAATAGCTCAATTACAACTATTTTTTCCTTTTTGTAACA
This portion of the Flavobacterium panacagri genome encodes:
- a CDS encoding LamG-like jellyroll fold domain-containing protein, with protein sequence MKKVIAVLGMFVLGAGLYAQNTAGAKIMPVSQTINFPKNSGANTKIQIQVGLPFLGLNKTGPRKTTPMDIRFPWSTLYLYNTFAEESFNISKGFYGDKVLISWDLRANANLVKSIKIYRRVYTEAENLPYNLVVSLSPTATTYEDKYVEGGVLYEYMVEAQGVAPTPILYSTYITGIGYRNPTAVVTGNISYKGGNPVKDVVVTATPNGSGTAKGSGLNVPASGFVDISGLSTTISNAATFEAWVKPNGAYTSDSDKAIQLFNLSSSTNSTANLYVSVKLNPTAKSLDVNIGDNTYTLKNYFPSGNLNSRGNDLLVPVSEFNKSFVHFSVVINDNQVPVLYVNGRQITQAYVTEADSKLKGVDVSYTAPYFSAVIPTGTVKLSGVTWDNAKVGGGKSSYIDEIRIWKAALESSVIRTDYSRFISGNDSRLVTYLRANEKVGRFAYDLSRNGFNYNENHGKLWDANTAADNKVLWAAEADNYPTTSQLGVLGVTDAKGNYQISAIQYSGTGESYNITPMYGQHKFEPNQQLVYLGLGSEVVNKIDFVDQSSFSFKGVVAFDTRGVFPSYVSVDRKTQQNENDAWIAGGANILDEGYNYYEINGEKFPKAKYWKNDAGTPADKSDDYLDRYASIYTVGANVYIDGNIVLDANNIPVVTDDNGYFDISVPIGKHYITIKKDGHQFVYNGRFPAATTEFKEFFEDANEPVYFVDNTKVTVVGKVVGGVVEAEKPIGFGGQGVVTKTIVDSGITKNLEVSAKNNIGKADFTLGYAPIGANVTNYTKYNYTTNAASGEYRITVMPLKYNLEASDLAIKSNSAISLLKAGTTETFDFSAIPVTKTPEFKYKENNVDKTLSGTPYHYEKSFTYRSTPVLQVTEQTSDKTIDVAGTKVSTENFAKPIYTQFMAYKIVMNRFERYTNNDSGTAVEVKVPVTDGELVKTNNLALQDSETITTDGSTLTYAFKAGVPSITPPFEIKNSLKYRLNEVDYPVENFNDTGIILGGASDGSQTFVTEAPDVPAIILRDPPGSNSFATIEKGESISFTSEASLAHQEGFTQNVSVHSGLHFEVSGGIVPTPVVEATATNNVDVGVGLNNTSNDGKSVTSTFTFSKAISTSDATDYVGSDGDLYIGNSKNMFYGTFDNIEASKKIPVKTVNGVTVELGANEYINLGTANDPIYVSKQKALILNDQNSPTFFVYSQKHILSTLIPEYEQFITANLNGPNPGSEENKRKRDQYIEKIRLWRKIILENEKSKYIAKNSPETYKAGLAGVVTKFKNEISSVYDKVNDPVAKQKLTNQLNQSNTIKNLLESNFLKNVSFDAGLGSYTQSVETSIVAAEPTSYNLVIDESVAAELGFLFNKVGVVSKTNSFFQQDINSTLSEEKATTTNISYTIKDNDKANFLSVNVIDAFDGNGPIFINQGGRTSCPYEDAELTHFYNKSEYSDTATVINELPEDKREKLSFATQKVEVPVLAVTDNDITNVVETKNAEFELKLQNNSVSGSDADFLLVVDNTTNPNNALINIEPNGTIVHVPYGKEVIYKLTLGKSISDIYEYKDIKVRLQSLCDGSDVSSEVLISASFVPSCSSVTVSAPLNNWVYNREKAFNTDGTTKPLVINLNGYNTKFKSFKKIDLEYKLATSPNWIRLHTYYGTTEFYDEAVKNNETQISSIGAATSLSYNFDIAALKLANGNYQIRARSTCSNNTEFIAEVITGLVDLSAPQLFGTPLPTNGILSAGDDLKVSFNENIFYNPAVSTIEIKGQTNQLKIDHNVSLRFDGSNNTAVINSPQISSGNLSLEFWMNNETKTAASVISQNGGLNIGLSNGNISFTLGDVTVEGGLKNDNLFHHYAFTYNSTNGDYRIFEDDVEIGAKGGKANTPFANNNALVVGGNTFAGNIHDLRLWNKTLSREDSYAKMYSKMMGNEANLVGYWPMNEGRDALAKDLARFKHATVNTSWDIKPKGTSYDFNNGQYLVMDNVNFVQVTKEMDATMEFWIKTATSQEATIFSNGKGNGSDVIQSNGLSNKWSVDMNNSGNLLLNSEGKSYVLTTKGLSDNAWHHVTLLFNRTGSLRTYVDTQLVSSNPMTSIGGFSGNKIWLGARGAKDLAGKETVDRTFTGKIDEFRLWNTLRNVEQINRDSYNEVDVESIGLLLYSRMNVPDPVTQNGPRYYHADTNQTVVVNNALLSSGTVNYSNDAPAVKPERELVKFVTTNVIKDGEMIIAPVITDWASLEGQILDITVHRMFDSANNMQESPVTWTAYVNRNEVSWFAEGYNEIVDLTKNSGETKTFEITLVNKGGKQQPYAISNVPSWLSLSKTSGSLDPNSKTTIKATVEQDFAIGEYLENLYLQTDFGYDQKLQVKLRVLAPEPNWTVDPTRFDYSMNIIGKVKVDGVLSADSYDKIAAFYNEETRGAAKLVYNDAYKEYFVFLTIYSNTNSGENLKFKIWDASQGKILEASVESNPSINFMNNEVLGTLSKPYIFANSGLIEQEIKLNKGWTWISLNTNDTNFSDLNTLTKDLKLETSNRILSHSPALLETYFKDNSNPANSGWSGTISANGGLSSSKMYKINVTEEQTLKIKGKSVDVATWSFPIKEDWNWLAYPLGSNQTTNEALAYFQAADGDVIKSQNLFAIYDPIVGWNGTLKYLEAGKGYMIKSSKGQTFKYPDNLEKSRNVTGKSAANNEQEEIASEFKKYSQNMNAVVLLPKGFDELFVYDSKGVLKGKTRNQMIDGKELSFITIFGDDTEVLSFTLGDGFSKKETSKSFTFKGNEVLGTIAAPVILEEVSKNENRIYPNPFGTMLNLELNASKKQEVNILLYSVNGQLVFSQKAVIENGNNVISISPYIPQGVYIVEVSVDGKLVRTKVIKN
- a CDS encoding tail fiber protein yields the protein MKTKLLLMLCLFCASISNYAQSSASQSGIAVQGIARDANNTALTKQTLNLTYTLYYRDASNIEQTIYKVTRNVETDAFGVFSDIIDPAAVNNSLFANNVAYLKIEKGTEEISNEKLNHVPYAISANNGVPTGSIMPFIGTVAPEGWALCNGAALPTTAKALIALLGSNNAPNLQGMFLRGTGTSPVNNQAGPALKATQNEELKSHLHGKGTLVTETAGNHNHASGNYDKLLSITGNNTVNSVDGDSAMVQPDLANVAKMSDAGNHTHTISGETASTGGNETRPVNYGVNYIIKL